The Pseudomonas benzenivorans region CGGTCGATGGGTATCGGCCGATTCAGGAGCGTGAGATGGGTATCGATCCCGTAGTGTTGTTCTTCGTCTTCGGTCTGGCCGCCGGCCTGCTGAAGAGCGAGCTGAAGCTGCCGCCGGCGCTGTATGAAACCCTGTCGATCGTGCTGCTGCTGGCCATCGGCCTGCACGGCGGGGTGGAGCTGGCCGAGCAGGCCAGCGCGCAACTGCTCGGCCAGTCGGCGCTGGTGCTGCTGCTGGGCATCGGCCTGCCGCTGCTGGCCTTCGTGATGCTGCGCGGCCTGCGCTTCGACCGCATCAACGCGGCGGCGGTGGCGGCCCACTACGGCTCGGTCAGTGCCGGTACCTTCGCCGTGGTGGTCGCCTACATGGTCTCGCGGGAGATCGCCTTCGAGAGCTACATGCCGCTGTTCGTGGCCATCCTCGAGGTTCCGGCGATTCTGGTCGGCATCATCCTGGCCAAGGGCATCAGCCGTGACACCCACTGGGGCGAGCTGGGCCGGGAGATCTTCCTCGGCAAGAGCATCATGCTGCTGCTCGGCGGCCTGATCATCGGCGCGGTGGCCGGCAAGGAAGCGATCAAGCCACTGGAGCCGCTGTACACCAGCATGTTCAAGCCGGTGCTGGCGTTCTTCCTGCTGGAGATGGGCCTGATCGCCTCCGGCCAGCTGGGTTCGCTCAAGCAGTTCGGCCTGCGCCTGGCGACCTTCGCCCTGTTGATGCCGCTGCTCGGCGCGCTGATCGGTGCCTTGCTGGGTTGTTTCATGGACCTGTCGGTGGGCGGCACCGCCATGCTCGCCACCCTGGCCGCGTCGGCCTCCTATATCGCCGTGCCGGCGGCCCTGCGTCTGGCGTTGCCCCAGGCCAATCCGTCGTTATCCTTGACCGCGTCCTTGGGGATCACCTTCCCCTTCAATATCCTGATCGGCATTCCGCTCTATCACGCGCTGGCCGAAAAACTCATCGCCTGGGGGCTCTGACATGAATGCATCGACCCGTACCCTGCTCACCGTGATCTGCGAGGCGGCCCTGGAGAAGAAGCTGGTGGCCGACCTGGAGCACCTGGGCGCCCCCGGCTGGACCGTCACCGATGCCCGTGGTCGCGGCGCCCACGGCGTGCGCAGCGCCGGCTGGGACACCGAAGGCAATATCCGCGTAGAGATCATCTGCGCCCGCGAGCGGGCCGAGCAGCTGGCCGGGCACCTGCAGCAGCGCTACTACGCCGACTACGCGATGATCTGCTACCTGGCCGAGGTCGAGGTATTGCGCCCCGCCAAGTTCTGAGCGCGGTGTGATTCGGCGCCGTCGCCGTTCGTCTAGCAGCGGTAGCCCGGGCGCCGCCCGGGCCCCGCTGCGAGGCCGAACATGCAAGCGCTGTTGAACGATATCCTCGATGAAGTCCGCCCGTTGATCGGCCAGGGCCAGGTGGCCGGCTATATCCCCGCGCTGGCCAGCGTCGAGCCTCGTCAGCTGGGCATTGCGGTGTACAGCAACGACGGCGAGCTGTTCTGCGCCGGCGATGCGCGCACGGCCTTCTCGATCCAGAGCATCTCCAAGGTGTTCAGCCTGGTTCAGGCCATCGACCATTCCGGCGAGGCGATCTGGCAACGCCTGGGCCACGAACCCTCCGGGCAGCCGTTCAACTCGCTGGTGCAGCTGGAGTTCGAACGCGGGCGACCGCGCAACCCCTTCATCAACGCCGGCGCCCTGGTGATCTGCGACATCAACCAGTCGCGCTTCGCCGCGCCGGCGCTGTCGATGCGCGACTTCGTCAGGCGCCTGTCCGGCAACCCGGAGCTGGTGATCGACAACCGGGTGGCCGATTCGGAATACCAGCACCGCGCACGCAACGCCGCCATGGCCTACCTGATGCAGGCCTTCGGCAACTTCCATAACGAGGTCGAGGCGGTGCTGCGCAGCTATTTCAGCCACTGCGCGCTGCGCATGAGCTGCGCCGATCTGGCCCGGGCCTTCTGTTTCCTGGCCAACGACGGTTTCTGCAAGCACAGCGGCGAGCAGATTCTCACACCGCGGCAGACCAAGCAGGTCAACGCCATCATGGCCACCAGCGGCCTGTACGACGAGGCCGGTAACTTCGCCTATCGGGTCGGCCTGCCGGGCAAGAGCGGGGTGGGCGGCGGCATAGTCGCGGTGGTGCCGGGGCGTTTCAGCGTCTGCGTCTGGTCGCCGGAGCTGAACGCCGCCGGCAACTCCCTGGCCGGCATGGCCGCGTTGGAGCTGCTCAGCCAGCGCATCGGCTGGTCGGTGTTCTAGGGACGTTATTCGGCCGGATCGCGCCGACGCAGCTCCGCCAGCCGGCGCCGCTGCCGGCCTTCGGCGTCGAAGTTGTCCGGGGCCAGCCAGCGCTGGCAGGCCAGGCCGATGGCCGGCCAGTCGCCGTCGAGCAGGGCGTACCAGGCGGTGTCGCGATTGCGCTGCTTGATCACCATGTGCTGGCGGAACAGGCCCTCGTAGGCGAAGCCGAAGCGCTCGGCGGCCTGCCGGGAGCGGATGTTCTGCGCATCGCATTTCCATTCCAGGCGCCGGTAGCCCAGCTCGAAGGCGTAGCCGGCGAACAGGTGGAGGGTCTCGGTGGCCTGCGCGCTGCGTTGCAGGGTGCGGCCGAAGCAGATATTGCCGACCTCGATGCGGCCGTGCGTCGGGACTATGTTGAGGAAGCTGAGCAGGCCTTGGGCGCGGCCGCTGGCCAGGTCGATTACCGTGAAGTACAGCGGGTCTTCGCTGGCCTGGTTGCCCTGCAGCCAGGCATCGAAGGCCGGGCGGCTGGCGAAAGGGCCGAACGCCATGTAGTCCCACAGCCGCGGGTCGGCCTCGGGGCCGTGCAGGGCCTGCCACAGGTGGTCGCCGTGGCGGCCCGGGTCGAGGGGCTCCAGGCGCACCCGCTTGCCGCTCAAGGCGTGGCGGCTGGGGGCCTTGGCCGGTTGCCAGTGCAGTAGCGGGGCACTCGCCATGGCGGCCTCGCTCAGCCCAGCAGCTTGCGGTACTGGACGAAGCCGGAGCGCTCGGCGATGCGCTCGTACAGCAGCATGGCGCGGCTGTTGCTCTCATGGGTCAGCCAGTACACCCGGGCGCATTCGCGCTGGCGGGCCTGGTCGTAGACATGCTCGATCAGCTGGCGGCCGATGCCGCTGCTGCGCACGTCCTTGGCGATGAACAGGTCCTGCAGGTAGCAGTAGTCGCCGACCGTCCAGCTGGAGCGGTGGTAGACCCAGTGCACCAGGCCGATGGCCTTGTCCTCGTGCCAGGCGAGGGCGGCATGCATGGGTTCGGCGGGGTCGAGGAAGCGCTGCCAGGCCTGCTCGCTGGCGGCGGTGGGAATCTCGGTCATGTAGAAGCGCTGGTAGCCCTGCCAGAGCGGCAGCCAGGCGGCCTGGTCGGCGGCGCCGACCGGGCGGATCTCAACGGGAATGCGAACGGCCATCGGACAACCTCCTGTAGCTGCAATTTCTCATCCTGAGACTCTTGCGGACGCCGTGCAAGCCCGGGAGTCGGGCGCAGCCCCGCAGCCGGCGGCGAGCCGACCCGGGGCCGTGCCGGCCTCAGTCGGCGTTCTCGCCGCACAGGTCGAGGGCGAACCAGGATTCGACCTCGGCCTGGGAGAGGCCGGCGCCGAGCAGGGCGAACAGCTTGCCCAGGGCCGCCTCGCGGGTCATGCCGCCGGCCGAGACCAGGCCGGTGCTGGCCAGGCGGCTGCCCGCGGCATAGGTGGCGAACTCGACATGGCCATGGGGGCACTGGCTGATCGCGGCCAGCACCACGCCACGGTCGTGGGCGCTCTGCAGGGCGGCGAGCAGCGCGGCATCGTCCGACGGCCCGGTGCCGCTGCCGTAGCATTCCAGCAGCAGCCCGCGCACGCCGCTGGCCAGCAGGGCCTCGACCTGGGCGGCCTGGATGCCGGGATAGAGGGGCAGCACCGCCAGGCTCACCGGCTGGCGCGGCTGGCGGTAATCGAGCTCGGCGGGAATCGCCCCGGCCCGGGCGGCGCTGCGCCGGCGCGGCAGTTCGCTGAAGGCGTCGAACACCGCGCTGCCGAGCTTGCTGACCCGGTTGCCCTGCATCAGCCGGCCGTTGAAATACAGGTGCACGCCGGCGGCGACGCCCTGGTGCAGCGCCTGCATGGCGCCGAACAGGTTGCCCCAGGCGTCGCTGTCCGGGGCGCCGGCCGGGCGCATGGAGCCGGTCAGCACCACGGGCACCGGCAGGCCCAGCAGCAGAAAGCTCAGCGCCGCGGCGCTGTAGGCCAGGGTGTCGGTGCCGTGCAGCACCAGCACCGCGTCGCAGCCGTCCTGCTCGACGCCGGCGCGGATCGCCGCGGCCATCGTCAGCCAGTTGGCCTGGTTCATGTTG contains the following coding sequences:
- a CDS encoding sodium-dependent bicarbonate transport family permease produces the protein MGIDPVVLFFVFGLAAGLLKSELKLPPALYETLSIVLLLAIGLHGGVELAEQASAQLLGQSALVLLLGIGLPLLAFVMLRGLRFDRINAAAVAAHYGSVSAGTFAVVVAYMVSREIAFESYMPLFVAILEVPAILVGIILAKGISRDTHWGELGREIFLGKSIMLLLGGLIIGAVAGKEAIKPLEPLYTSMFKPVLAFFLLEMGLIASGQLGSLKQFGLRLATFALLMPLLGALIGALLGCFMDLSVGGTAMLATLAASASYIAVPAALRLALPQANPSLSLTASLGITFPFNILIGIPLYHALAEKLIAWGL
- a CDS encoding DUF3240 family protein; the encoded protein is MNASTRTLLTVICEAALEKKLVADLEHLGAPGWTVTDARGRGAHGVRSAGWDTEGNIRVEIICARERAEQLAGHLQQRYYADYAMICYLAEVEVLRPAKF
- the glsB gene encoding glutaminase B, which codes for MQALLNDILDEVRPLIGQGQVAGYIPALASVEPRQLGIAVYSNDGELFCAGDARTAFSIQSISKVFSLVQAIDHSGEAIWQRLGHEPSGQPFNSLVQLEFERGRPRNPFINAGALVICDINQSRFAAPALSMRDFVRRLSGNPELVIDNRVADSEYQHRARNAAMAYLMQAFGNFHNEVEAVLRSYFSHCALRMSCADLARAFCFLANDGFCKHSGEQILTPRQTKQVNAIMATSGLYDEAGNFAYRVGLPGKSGVGGGIVAVVPGRFSVCVWSPELNAAGNSLAGMAALELLSQRIGWSVF
- a CDS encoding GNAT family N-acetyltransferase, translated to MASAPLLHWQPAKAPSRHALSGKRVRLEPLDPGRHGDHLWQALHGPEADPRLWDYMAFGPFASRPAFDAWLQGNQASEDPLYFTVIDLASGRAQGLLSFLNIVPTHGRIEVGNICFGRTLQRSAQATETLHLFAGYAFELGYRRLEWKCDAQNIRSRQAAERFGFAYEGLFRQHMVIKQRNRDTAWYALLDGDWPAIGLACQRWLAPDNFDAEGRQRRRLAELRRRDPAE
- a CDS encoding GNAT family N-acetyltransferase, whose product is MAVRIPVEIRPVGAADQAAWLPLWQGYQRFYMTEIPTAASEQAWQRFLDPAEPMHAALAWHEDKAIGLVHWVYHRSSWTVGDYCYLQDLFIAKDVRSSGIGRQLIEHVYDQARQRECARVYWLTHESNSRAMLLYERIAERSGFVQYRKLLG
- a CDS encoding asparaginase — encoded protein: MASTKILVLYTGGTIGMQQTASGLAPASGFEARLRSQQSLETGRQLPNWVFRELLPPLDSANMNQANWLTMAAAIRAGVEQDGCDAVLVLHGTDTLAYSAAALSFLLLGLPVPVVLTGSMRPAGAPDSDAWGNLFGAMQALHQGVAAGVHLYFNGRLMQGNRVSKLGSAVFDAFSELPRRRSAARAGAIPAELDYRQPRQPVSLAVLPLYPGIQAAQVEALLASGVRGLLLECYGSGTGPSDDAALLAALQSAHDRGVVLAAISQCPHGHVEFATYAAGSRLASTGLVSAGGMTREAALGKLFALLGAGLSQAEVESWFALDLCGENAD